A genomic region of Rhizobium sp. NXC24 contains the following coding sequences:
- a CDS encoding HAD-IA family hydrolase translates to MKVLMVDVDGVLVHGRPGDGLHYCTYLERDLGIKREVLQEEFFRKDHWGDVVTGRDNLEPRLTRVLERIAPGLSASTLIDYWFENDSRLDQALLGDLAALRAKGIPMYLATNQEHRRAAYLMEKLDLSSYFDGIFYSAMLGYQKPAPEFFRLATERVGIEAHEIAFIDDYPANIEAARQFGWKAMHWTTTSTLNDALAAFSQ, encoded by the coding sequence ATGAAAGTTCTGATGGTCGATGTCGACGGTGTGCTGGTGCATGGGCGACCCGGCGATGGCCTGCACTACTGCACCTATCTGGAACGCGATCTCGGTATCAAGCGTGAGGTGCTTCAGGAAGAATTCTTCAGGAAAGACCATTGGGGAGACGTCGTTACCGGCCGCGACAATCTGGAACCCCGGCTCACCCGCGTTCTGGAGAGGATCGCGCCGGGGCTGAGCGCCTCAACGCTGATCGACTACTGGTTCGAGAACGACTCCCGCCTCGACCAAGCCTTGCTTGGCGACCTCGCGGCGCTGCGGGCCAAGGGCATCCCGATGTACCTGGCGACCAACCAGGAGCATCGCCGCGCCGCCTATCTGATGGAAAAGCTTGACCTATCCTCCTATTTCGACGGCATCTTCTATTCCGCCATGCTCGGCTACCAGAAGCCCGCGCCTGAATTCTTCCGGCTGGCCACCGAGCGCGTCGGTATCGAAGCCCATGAGATCGCCTTCATCGACGATTATCCCGCCAACATAGAGGCCGCGCGGCAATTCGGCTGGAAGGCCATGCACTGGACGACGACTTCGACGCTGAATGACGCGCTTGCCGCATTTTCACAGTGA
- a CDS encoding BA14K family protein has translation MTVFGKIAFGCAVSLVLLSPPDLANAASNSPKLGLPPPRVGPTVCDARGCFGFGSQQWYRPPGYPIPYTPRSLDRRSRFDNPRIYIQPRNPVPPRTNYPAPVNNRTRHQIWCSEHYRTYNPGTNLYTTLHHGFQTCRSPYY, from the coding sequence ATGACTGTTTTCGGCAAGATCGCGTTCGGCTGCGCCGTCAGCCTCGTTTTGTTGTCGCCACCGGATCTCGCCAATGCGGCCTCGAACAGCCCGAAGCTCGGCCTGCCTCCCCCAAGGGTTGGGCCCACTGTTTGCGACGCTCGCGGTTGTTTCGGTTTCGGCTCGCAGCAATGGTACCGCCCGCCTGGCTATCCCATTCCCTATACGCCGCGGAGCCTCGATAGGAGGTCGCGCTTTGACAATCCCCGCATCTATATCCAGCCGCGCAATCCTGTTCCGCCGAGAACCAATTACCCGGCGCCGGTCAACAATCGCACGCGGCATCAGATATGGTGCTCCGAACATTATCGGACCTACAATCCCGGCACCAATCTCTACACCACCCTTCACCACGGCTTTCAGACCTGCCGCTCCCCCTATTATTGA
- a CDS encoding type 1 glutamine amidotransferase: MRVAIVENMKDTPLGALGIALEEAGAEIEWFRAWDGERLPSDVAAHDALVVLGGEQNARDDDTHPYLPELARLMRRFEEADKAVLGICLGSQILARAYEAENLLGAAHEFGWKTVGVTEEGKADPLLSALGDDFTIFQWHSDTFSLPTGAIRLATNAVTNNQAFRIGRAAYGTQFHFEANTAVVEGWRTEFKATIERNEPGWLERYAEIAAKNAPAAEIAGLTIARAWVRTIGAEVELQAAS, from the coding sequence ATGCGGGTCGCCATCGTCGAAAACATGAAAGATACGCCGCTCGGCGCCCTCGGCATCGCGCTGGAAGAAGCGGGAGCGGAGATCGAATGGTTCCGTGCGTGGGATGGCGAGCGGCTTCCGAGCGATGTAGCGGCGCATGATGCGCTGGTGGTGCTCGGCGGCGAGCAGAATGCCCGCGACGACGACACCCACCCCTATCTGCCGGAGCTCGCAAGGCTCATGCGTCGGTTCGAGGAGGCCGACAAGGCCGTGCTCGGCATCTGCCTCGGCAGCCAGATTCTGGCCCGCGCCTACGAGGCCGAAAATCTTCTCGGTGCCGCCCATGAATTCGGCTGGAAAACCGTCGGCGTCACCGAGGAAGGCAAGGCCGATCCGCTGCTATCTGCTTTGGGCGATGATTTCACCATCTTCCAATGGCACTCCGACACGTTTTCGCTGCCGACAGGCGCCATTCGCCTCGCCACCAACGCGGTGACCAACAACCAAGCCTTCCGCATCGGCCGCGCCGCTTACGGCACGCAGTTCCATTTCGAAGCCAATACCGCCGTTGTCGAAGGCTGGCGGACGGAGTTCAAGGCGACGATCGAGCGCAACGAACCCGGCTGGCTGGAGCGCTATGCCGAGATCGCCGCAAAGAATGCACCGGCGGCTGAGATCGCCGGGCTGACGATCGCCCGGGCGTGGGTGAGGACGATTGGTGCTGAGGTGGAGCTGCAGGCGGCGTCTTAG
- a CDS encoding DUF2066 domain-containing protein gives MLKSRSIAIAFALAVINEAAVAHADDQSRLYRAQAIVTGTGAINRELGFKDCLGRVLVRVSGDQRVTTENAFQAMLPRAGSFVATYSYRDRLEGIPIHDEQGTHDRPQDLTCIYMPDTIDQLLSTLGHKPWLSPRPKLAIFLVVRDAQRTFTLTRDGDESPYMIDAFEAAARPFAMAIIMPNKAMLVSRGLTTTGLTGTAQQELDALAKTIGGDIALAGSLVWSDKDLGWVADWSMMESGKIHHWRIRGVSFDDAFRNAIGGAAQIASGNGEPQ, from the coding sequence ATGTTGAAATCACGATCGATTGCCATCGCCTTCGCGCTCGCAGTCATCAACGAGGCAGCCGTCGCTCACGCCGATGATCAGAGCCGGCTTTACCGAGCGCAGGCAATCGTTACCGGCACTGGCGCCATCAATCGCGAACTCGGCTTCAAGGATTGCCTGGGTCGCGTGCTGGTCAGGGTCAGCGGCGATCAGCGTGTGACGACGGAGAATGCCTTTCAAGCGATGCTGCCGCGTGCCGGCTCCTTCGTCGCGACCTACAGCTATCGCGATCGCCTGGAAGGTATCCCGATCCATGACGAGCAAGGCACCCACGACCGGCCGCAGGACCTCACTTGCATCTACATGCCCGATACCATCGATCAATTGCTGTCCACGCTCGGGCACAAGCCGTGGCTGTCACCGCGCCCGAAACTCGCGATTTTCTTGGTCGTACGCGATGCGCAACGCACTTTCACGCTGACCCGCGACGGTGACGAAAGCCCTTACATGATCGACGCTTTCGAAGCGGCCGCCAGACCGTTTGCCATGGCAATCATTATGCCCAACAAGGCAATGCTGGTCAGCCGGGGCCTCACCACAACGGGTTTGACGGGGACGGCACAGCAGGAACTCGATGCCTTGGCCAAGACCATCGGCGGCGATATCGCCTTGGCGGGTTCGCTTGTCTGGAGCGACAAGGATCTCGGCTGGGTCGCCGATTGGTCGATGATGGAAAGTGGAAAAATCCATCACTGGCGAATCCGCGGCGTCAGCTTCGATGACGCATTTCGCAACGCTATAGGCGGGGCGGCACAGATCGCCTCCGGCAATGGAGAGCCGCAATAG
- a CDS encoding phosphomannomutase yields the protein MKFGTSGLRGLSVDLMGRASALYATAYARHLLKSGHAQPGDLILVGRDFRESSPAISATCIGALKRAGLTPVDCGTVPTPALALYGLELKAASLMITGSHIPADRNGIKFYRPDGEIDKQDELAISTEAADIGDADLDETPGTCDDRKAEAEALFFERNVALLPADSLAGLTIGVYQHSTVARDLLGLVLAHYGARVVPLGRSESFIPVDTEAVSAETIRLLKGWAPEHGLDAIVSADGDGDRPLVSDETGEPLRGDLLGLIAANFLGAEVVVTPVTSNSGIEAAGSYAVTRTRVGSPYVIAGMDEALAAGKANVMGFEANGGTLTASRFIIEGQPIRALPTRDSFLPILATLYAAARAEQSLSAVAANYRLPFAAADRLENFPVETSGALMAYLRASDANLAAFLAPVAGVASKSDIDGLRVTLADGRIIHFRPSGNAPEMRCYVEAADENEAKALLEQGLGLIRAWAAARG from the coding sequence TTGAAATTTGGAACCAGCGGCCTTCGCGGCCTGTCCGTCGATCTCATGGGACGGGCATCTGCCCTCTACGCCACGGCCTATGCCCGCCACCTGTTGAAGAGCGGCCATGCGCAGCCCGGCGATCTCATCCTGGTCGGCCGCGATTTTCGCGAGTCCAGCCCGGCGATCTCGGCCACCTGCATCGGCGCGCTGAAACGCGCCGGCCTCACGCCAGTCGATTGCGGCACGGTGCCGACCCCGGCGCTGGCGCTTTACGGACTAGAGCTCAAGGCCGCCTCGCTCATGATCACCGGCTCGCATATTCCGGCCGACCGCAACGGCATCAAATTCTACCGCCCCGACGGCGAGATCGACAAGCAGGACGAGCTGGCAATCAGCACTGAGGCCGCTGACATCGGCGACGCCGACCTCGATGAGACGCCCGGCACTTGCGACGACCGGAAGGCGGAAGCCGAGGCGCTGTTCTTCGAGCGCAATGTCGCCCTGCTGCCCGCCGACAGCCTCGCCGGCCTCACCATCGGCGTCTATCAGCACAGCACCGTGGCGCGCGATCTGCTCGGCCTGGTGCTGGCCCATTACGGCGCGCGCGTCGTGCCGCTCGGCCGCTCCGAAAGTTTCATCCCGGTCGATACCGAAGCGGTCTCGGCCGAAACCATCCGCCTGTTGAAGGGCTGGGCGCCGGAGCATGGGCTGGATGCGATCGTCTCCGCCGATGGCGATGGCGACCGGCCGCTTGTCTCCGATGAAACCGGCGAGCCGCTGCGCGGCGACCTGCTCGGCCTGATTGCCGCGAATTTCCTCGGCGCGGAAGTCGTAGTGACGCCGGTCACCTCCAATTCCGGCATCGAGGCCGCCGGCTCCTACGCCGTTACCCGCACCCGCGTCGGCTCGCCCTATGTCATCGCCGGCATGGATGAGGCCTTAGCGGCCGGCAAGGCCAATGTCATGGGCTTCGAGGCCAATGGCGGCACGCTGACGGCAAGCCGCTTCATCATCGAGGGACAGCCGATCCGCGCCCTGCCGACGCGCGACAGCTTCCTGCCGATCCTGGCGACGCTCTACGCCGCCGCGCGGGCAGAGCAATCGCTGTCGGCCGTTGCCGCCAACTACCGCCTGCCGTTTGCCGCCGCCGACCGGCTGGAGAATTTTCCGGTCGAAACCAGCGGGGCGCTGATGGCCTATCTGCGCGCCTCCGACGCCAATCTCGCCGCCTTCCTGGCGCCGGTCGCCGGCGTCGCGTCAAAGAGCGATATAGACGGGCTGCGGGTGACGCTGGCCGACGGCCGAATCATCCATTTCCGCCCCTCCGGCAATGCGCCGGAGATGCGCTGCTATGTCGAAGCGGCAGATGAAAACGAGGCAAAGGCCTTGCTGGAACAGGGACTTGGCCTCATCCGCGCCTGGGCGGCGGCCCGGGGTTAA
- a CDS encoding EamA family transporter → MDQQLIESGTDGGAALMPHPDVAPSSGGIAAGVLMCVLSMCSIQFGSALSSPIINTYGPVGATWLRLVFASAALAIIVRPKIMSYSRSQWISVLALGSVSALMTASFFSAIAHIPLGLAVAIDFLGPLLVATLGFGLSRQLLWPVFAGVGVLLLAYDGEEWVGNLPGILFACGAGVGWACYILLTKKVGNAFQGLEGLSMSLLVAAVVSTPFGFASAAPHLTASGLLEIAGLALLVPLLPYVLEMVALRRMPTSSFGILMSLEPAIAAVAGFIILSQPMTPSQMFGTALVVAASIGATIFATKG, encoded by the coding sequence ATGGACCAGCAGCTTATCGAAAGTGGCACGGATGGCGGCGCGGCGCTGATGCCGCATCCGGATGTTGCGCCATCCTCCGGCGGCATTGCCGCCGGCGTGCTGATGTGCGTCCTGTCCATGTGCAGCATCCAATTCGGCTCGGCATTGTCGTCTCCGATCATCAATACCTATGGACCCGTCGGCGCGACGTGGCTGCGGCTCGTCTTCGCGTCTGCCGCACTGGCGATCATCGTCCGTCCGAAGATCATGAGCTACAGCCGCTCGCAATGGATCAGCGTGCTGGCACTTGGTTCCGTATCGGCGTTGATGACGGCTTCCTTCTTCTCGGCGATTGCGCACATTCCGCTGGGTCTTGCGGTCGCGATAGACTTCCTCGGACCTCTGCTTGTCGCGACCCTCGGCTTCGGGTTGAGCCGTCAGCTTCTCTGGCCCGTCTTCGCCGGCGTCGGCGTTCTGCTATTGGCCTATGACGGTGAGGAATGGGTGGGCAATCTGCCGGGCATCCTTTTTGCCTGCGGCGCGGGCGTGGGCTGGGCCTGCTATATCCTGTTGACGAAGAAGGTCGGCAACGCCTTCCAGGGTCTCGAAGGGCTTTCCATGTCACTGCTGGTCGCGGCGGTCGTTTCAACACCTTTCGGCTTTGCCTCCGCCGCCCCGCATCTGACAGCCTCTGGCCTCCTCGAAATCGCCGGCCTGGCACTGCTCGTTCCGCTGCTCCCCTATGTGCTGGAAATGGTCGCGCTGCGGCGCATGCCGACCTCGTCCTTCGGCATCCTCATGAGCCTGGAACCCGCCATTGCTGCCGTTGCCGGCTTTATTATCCTGTCGCAGCCGATGACGCCGTCGCAGATGTTCGGCACGGCCCTCGTCGTCGCCGCCAGCATCGGCGCAACGATTTTCGCCACGAAGGGCTGA
- the lepA gene encoding translation elongation factor 4 — MARMSTNSTTPLSHIRNFSIVAHIDHGKSTLADRLIQTTGGLAEREMSEQVLDNMEIERERGITIKAQTVRLHYKANNGETYILNLIDTPGHVDFAYEVSRSLSACEGSLLVVDASQGVEAQTLANVYQAIDNNHELVTVLNKIDLPAAEPDRIKEQIEEVIGIDASDAVLISAKTGLGIPDVLEAIVHKLPAPKSAGGEKAPLKALLVDSWYDTYLGVMVLVRIIDGTLTKGQTIRMMGTDAKYQIERVGVLTPKMVAVDSLGPGEIGFITASIKEVADTRVGDTITEDKRPTAAPLPGFKPAQPVVFCGLFPVDAADFEDLRSAMGKLRLNDASFSFEMESSAALGFGFRCGFLGLLHLEIIQERLEREFNLDLIATAPSVVYQLTMTDGTEIELHNPADMPDVVKISEFREPWIKATILTPDDYLGSILKLCQDRRGIQTELTYVGNRAMITYDLPLNEVVFDFYDRLKSISKGYASFDYSLTDYRESDLVKMSILVNAEPVDALSMLVHRSAAEKRGRVMCEKLKDLIPQHMFQIPIQAAIGGRIIARETVKALRKDVTAKCYGGDATRKRKLLDKQKEGKKRMRQFGKVEIPQEAFIAALKMGDE; from the coding sequence ATGGCGCGCATGAGCACCAATTCCACCACTCCGCTTTCGCATATCCGCAACTTCTCGATCGTGGCCCATATCGACCACGGCAAATCGACGCTGGCCGACCGCCTGATCCAGACGACGGGCGGCCTCGCCGAACGCGAGATGTCGGAGCAGGTGCTGGACAATATGGAGATCGAGCGCGAGCGCGGCATCACCATCAAGGCCCAGACCGTGCGCCTGCACTACAAGGCGAATAACGGCGAGACCTATATTCTCAACCTGATCGACACGCCCGGACACGTCGACTTCGCCTACGAAGTCTCCCGCTCGCTGTCGGCCTGCGAGGGCTCGCTGCTGGTGGTCGATGCCAGCCAAGGCGTCGAGGCGCAGACGCTCGCCAACGTCTATCAGGCGATCGACAACAACCACGAACTCGTCACCGTGCTCAACAAGATCGACCTGCCGGCGGCCGAACCGGACCGCATCAAGGAACAGATCGAGGAAGTGATCGGCATCGACGCCTCCGACGCCGTGCTGATCTCTGCCAAGACCGGCCTCGGCATTCCCGACGTTCTCGAAGCCATCGTTCATAAGCTGCCGGCGCCGAAGAGCGCGGGCGGCGAAAAGGCGCCGCTGAAGGCGCTGCTGGTCGATAGCTGGTACGACACCTATCTCGGCGTCATGGTTCTCGTGCGCATCATCGACGGCACGCTGACCAAGGGCCAGACCATCCGCATGATGGGCACGGACGCGAAATACCAGATCGAGCGCGTCGGCGTGCTGACGCCGAAGATGGTCGCCGTCGACAGCCTCGGCCCGGGCGAGATCGGCTTCATCACCGCTTCGATCAAGGAAGTAGCCGACACCCGCGTCGGCGATACTATCACTGAGGACAAGCGCCCGACCGCTGCGCCGCTGCCTGGCTTCAAGCCGGCGCAGCCTGTCGTGTTCTGCGGCCTCTTCCCCGTCGATGCCGCCGATTTCGAGGACCTGCGCTCGGCCATGGGCAAGCTGCGCCTCAACGACGCCAGCTTCTCCTTTGAAATGGAATCTTCTGCCGCTCTCGGCTTCGGCTTCCGCTGCGGCTTCCTCGGCCTGCTGCATCTGGAAATCATCCAGGAGCGCCTGGAGCGCGAATTCAATCTCGACCTGATCGCGACGGCCCCTTCGGTCGTCTATCAGCTCACCATGACCGACGGCACCGAGATCGAGCTGCACAATCCGGCCGACATGCCCGACGTCGTCAAGATTTCCGAATTCCGCGAGCCGTGGATCAAGGCAACGATCCTGACGCCGGACGATTATCTCGGCTCGATCCTGAAGCTCTGCCAGGACCGCCGCGGCATCCAGACCGAGCTGACCTATGTCGGCAACCGCGCCATGATCACCTACGACCTGCCGCTCAACGAAGTCGTTTTCGACTTCTACGATCGTCTGAAGTCGATCTCAAAGGGCTATGCCTCCTTCGACTACAGCCTGACCGATTATCGCGAGAGCGACCTCGTCAAGATGTCGATCCTCGTCAATGCCGAGCCGGTGGATGCGCTCTCCATGCTCGTACACCGCTCCGCCGCCGAAAAGCGCGGCCGCGTCATGTGCGAGAAGCTGAAGGACCTCATCCCGCAGCACATGTTCCAGATCCCGATCCAGGCCGCCATCGGCGGGCGCATCATCGCTCGCGAGACGGTGAAGGCCCTGCGCAAGGACGTGACCGCCAAGTGCTACGGCGGCGACGCCACCCGCAAGCGCAAGCTGCTCGACAAGCAGAAGGAAGGCAAAAAGCGCATGCGGCAGTTCGGCAAGGTCGAAATCCCGCAGGAAGCGTTTATTGCAGCGCTGAAGATGGGGGATGAATAA
- a CDS encoding GNAT family N-acetyltransferase: MPDIRLLSAAEARAVAPDLCDVLADCVNGGASVGFMQPYKPADAMPYWQGVADSVESGATLLLVAEIEGKVVGTVQVGAAQMPNQPHRGDLKKLLVHRSARGKGLARLLMAAAEREAAKRGKTLLVLDTATGSEAEAIYPRLGWQRVGVIPDYAMWPEGGLCDTTLFYKRIAA, encoded by the coding sequence ATGCCCGATATTCGTCTTCTTTCCGCCGCCGAAGCCCGCGCCGTCGCTCCTGACCTCTGCGACGTGCTCGCCGATTGCGTCAACGGTGGCGCCTCGGTCGGCTTCATGCAGCCGTATAAGCCAGCCGACGCCATGCCCTATTGGCAAGGCGTCGCCGACAGCGTCGAGAGCGGCGCTACGCTGCTCTTGGTAGCCGAGATCGAGGGCAAAGTTGTGGGTACCGTGCAGGTAGGCGCGGCGCAGATGCCGAACCAGCCGCATCGCGGCGATCTCAAGAAATTGCTGGTGCATCGCTCTGCGCGTGGCAAGGGGCTGGCGCGACTGCTGATGGCGGCGGCTGAGCGTGAAGCGGCCAAGCGCGGCAAGACCCTGCTGGTGCTTGATACCGCAACCGGCAGCGAAGCCGAAGCCATCTATCCCCGTCTCGGCTGGCAGCGGGTCGGGGTCATCCCCGATTACGCCATGTGGCCGGAAGGCGGCCTTTGCGATACGACGCTGTTCTATAAGCGGATCGCCGCCTGA
- a CDS encoding GFA family protein: MIQPELPWKGGCRCGEVRLKISAKPLLTMACHCTGCQRMSSSAYSLSVAIPSEGFEVTQGEPVIGGMHDENLKHYFCPYCMTWMFTRLEGFDWFVNLRPTMLDDPSWFTPFVETWTREKLPWVTTPAKHSYAALPEMNEYEGLIKEYGEQA; this comes from the coding sequence ATGATCCAGCCAGAATTACCCTGGAAAGGTGGATGCCGTTGCGGGGAGGTGCGACTGAAGATCAGCGCCAAACCGCTATTGACCATGGCCTGCCATTGCACCGGCTGTCAGCGCATGTCCTCCAGCGCCTATTCGCTGAGCGTCGCCATTCCGAGCGAAGGTTTCGAAGTCACGCAAGGCGAACCCGTTATCGGCGGCATGCACGACGAAAACCTGAAGCACTATTTCTGCCCCTACTGCATGACTTGGATGTTCACGCGCCTGGAAGGGTTCGACTGGTTCGTCAACCTGCGCCCGACCATGCTCGACGACCCCAGTTGGTTCACGCCCTTCGTCGAGACCTGGACAAGAGAAAAATTGCCCTGGGTGACGACACCGGCAAAGCACAGCTATGCGGCGCTGCCGGAGATGAACGAGTATGAGGGGCTCATCAAGGAGTATGGGGAGCAGGCATAA
- a CDS encoding histone deacetylase family protein, with translation MRVIYSEDHKLRDAKTELHDGQLVTPFEAPFRAEWILAAVKEAGFADIVAPEAHGLETARKVHDPAYLDFLGVVWERWVAAGYKGEAIANSFPVRRTSQRVPENIVGMIGHYANAADTSITKGSYEAALASMRCALTGADWLHAGNRYAFALCRPPGHHAGYDLFGGYCFINNAAVAAQRLRDHGTKKVAVLDVDFHHGNGTQDIFYRRGDVFTASLHGDPIHAFPYFLGHVDEKGEGEGLGANRNYPMPRGTSWEEWSAALAEALARIKNFGAEAIVLSLGVDTFERDPISFFKLTSQDFIRMGERVAGAGLPVLVCMEGGYGVPEIGLNVANVLMGLEA, from the coding sequence ATGCGCGTCATCTATTCGGAAGATCACAAGCTGAGGGACGCCAAGACAGAACTGCATGATGGGCAGCTTGTGACGCCTTTCGAAGCGCCGTTCCGTGCCGAATGGATATTGGCCGCCGTGAAGGAGGCCGGTTTTGCGGACATCGTCGCGCCGGAAGCGCATGGGTTGGAGACGGCGCGCAAGGTTCACGATCCGGCCTATCTCGATTTTCTGGGCGTGGTCTGGGAGCGCTGGGTTGCGGCCGGTTACAAGGGTGAGGCGATCGCCAATTCTTTTCCCGTGCGGCGCACCAGCCAGCGCGTGCCGGAAAACATTGTCGGCATGATCGGCCATTATGCCAACGCCGCCGACACCTCGATCACCAAGGGCTCCTATGAAGCGGCGCTCGCATCGATGCGCTGCGCATTGACGGGTGCCGATTGGCTCCATGCCGGCAATCGCTATGCCTTCGCCCTCTGCCGCCCGCCCGGCCACCACGCCGGATACGATCTCTTCGGGGGTTATTGCTTCATCAACAATGCCGCCGTCGCCGCGCAGCGGCTGCGCGACCACGGCACGAAGAAAGTGGCCGTGCTCGATGTCGATTTCCATCATGGCAACGGCACGCAGGATATCTTCTATCGGCGCGGCGATGTCTTCACCGCTTCGCTGCATGGTGATCCCATCCATGCCTTCCCCTATTTCTTGGGTCATGTCGACGAGAAGGGCGAAGGCGAAGGGTTGGGGGCGAACCGCAATTATCCGATGCCGCGCGGCACGTCCTGGGAAGAATGGTCGGCGGCACTTGCCGAGGCTCTCGCCCGCATCAAGAATTTCGGCGCGGAGGCGATCGTGCTCTCGCTCGGCGTCGATACGTTCGAGCGCGATCCCATCTCCTTTTTCAAGCTGACGTCGCAGGATTTCATTCGCATGGGCGAGCGCGTTGCCGGCGCCGGCCTGCCGGTTCTCGTCTGCATGGAGGGCGGTTATGGCGTGCCCGAGATCGGCCTGAACGTCGCCAACGTCCTCATGGGCCTCGAAGCCTGA
- a CDS encoding type II toxin-antitoxin system CcdA family antitoxin, with protein sequence MAQTTRKAAILSLDERLLSDARELKINIARAAEDGIAHAIKAERERLWRLENAEAIEQANAYVEKHGVPFGKYRQF encoded by the coding sequence ATGGCCCAAACGACGCGCAAAGCCGCCATTTTGTCTCTGGACGAAAGACTGCTTTCAGATGCCCGTGAACTGAAAATCAATATCGCGCGTGCGGCCGAAGATGGCATAGCGCACGCCATCAAAGCCGAGCGTGAGCGCCTATGGCGTCTGGAAAACGCCGAGGCTATCGAACAAGCCAATGCTTACGTTGAAAAACATGGCGTGCCGTTCGGAAAATACAGGCAATTCTGA
- a CDS encoding truncated hemoglobin codes for MNIDIQGRAAHLAGIREKAEAEMTRIGIDAAFIDRLVDTFYGRIQAHPRLGPVFDGRLAGRWPDHMEKMKRFWSSVAFKNGAYGGKPVQAHLGVEGIAPDLFPEWLALFSETLADIAPSDEARAWFMATAERIAKSLTLSLFYNPALDDPARKTV; via the coding sequence ATGAACATTGACATACAGGGTCGCGCCGCTCACCTGGCCGGCATCCGCGAGAAGGCCGAAGCCGAGATGACGCGCATCGGCATCGATGCAGCCTTCATCGACCGGCTTGTCGATACTTTCTACGGACGCATTCAGGCGCATCCCCGGCTCGGTCCGGTTTTTGACGGTCGTCTTGCCGGTCGGTGGCCGGACCATATGGAGAAGATGAAACGCTTCTGGTCGTCGGTTGCGTTCAAAAACGGCGCCTATGGCGGCAAGCCGGTGCAGGCTCATCTCGGCGTCGAAGGCATCGCGCCGGACCTTTTTCCAGAATGGCTGGCGCTTTTTTCGGAAACGCTTGCGGATATCGCGCCCTCGGATGAAGCTAGGGCCTGGTTCATGGCGACAGCCGAGCGCATCGCCAAGAGCCTGACGCTCTCACTCTTCTATAATCCGGCATTGGACGATCCGGCGAGGAAGACTGTCTAA
- a CDS encoding SelT/SelW/SelH family protein encodes MTDKPRITILYCTQCNWLLRAGWMAQELLQTFSDSVGEVALIPGTGGNFEIRIDGELLWERKRDGGFPGPKELKQRVRDIIDPDRDLGHTDRGSLES; translated from the coding sequence ATGACCGACAAGCCCCGGATCACCATTCTCTATTGTACGCAATGCAACTGGCTGCTGCGCGCCGGCTGGATGGCGCAGGAACTGCTGCAAACTTTCAGCGACAGCGTGGGCGAAGTGGCGCTGATCCCCGGCACGGGCGGCAACTTCGAAATCCGTATCGATGGCGAGCTGTTGTGGGAGCGCAAGCGCGACGGCGGCTTCCCCGGTCCGAAGGAGCTGAAGCAGCGGGTGCGCGATATCATCGATCCCGATCGCGATCTCGGCCATACCGACCGCGGATCGCTGGAGAGCTGA
- a CDS encoding XRE family transcriptional regulator, with product MDDDLELAIGARIKQLRIARGLTLDELANASAVSRAMISRIERAEASPTASLLSRLCAALGLSLSAFFAEDAKDVSPLARRDQQAVWRDPETGYIRRAVSPPGTESKVDVVEVVFPAGARVSFPPNAASLAMTQHVWLFEGEMEVTHRDVTHRLMPGDCLFMGVGDGHAFHNPGEGPARYCVILDRGRS from the coding sequence ATAGACGACGATCTGGAACTGGCGATCGGGGCGCGCATCAAGCAGTTGCGCATCGCTCGCGGTCTGACGCTGGACGAGCTGGCGAATGCCTCCGCCGTCAGCCGTGCGATGATTTCGCGCATCGAGCGGGCCGAGGCGAGCCCGACGGCGTCCTTGTTGTCAAGGCTCTGCGCAGCCCTCGGCCTGTCGCTCTCAGCCTTCTTCGCCGAGGACGCCAAGGACGTGTCGCCATTGGCTCGCCGCGACCAGCAAGCGGTCTGGCGCGATCCGGAAACCGGCTATATCAGACGCGCCGTCTCGCCACCGGGAACGGAATCGAAGGTGGATGTTGTTGAAGTCGTCTTCCCCGCCGGCGCACGCGTTAGCTTTCCTCCGAATGCCGCGAGCCTTGCCATGACACAACATGTCTGGCTGTTCGAAGGCGAGATGGAGGTGACCCATCGTGATGTCACCCATCGCCTGATGCCCGGGGATTGCCTCTTCATGGGCGTCGGCGACGGTCATGCCTTTCATAATCCCGGCGAGGGTCCGGCGCGCTATTGCGTCATCCTCGATCGCGGCCGCTCATAA